From a single Phragmites australis chromosome 7, lpPhrAust1.1, whole genome shotgun sequence genomic region:
- the LOC133924392 gene encoding heavy metal-associated isoprenylated plant protein 47-like: MKQKIVIQVTMPCEKSRSKAMALVARADGVSSMGVTGDSKDRLEVVGDGVGTICLVRCLRKKLGHANIVLVEEVKEKKSEEKKPEEPKVVAPSPYCYPGYYYYHHHNLSQSW, from the exons ATGAAG CAAAAGATTGTGATCCAGGTGACCATGCCGTGCGAGAAGAGCCGGTCCAAGGCCATGGCGCTGGTCGCCAGAGCAGATG GGGTGAGCTCGATGGGGGTCACCGGTGACAGCAAGGACCGGCtggaggtggtcggcgacggcgtCGGCACTATCTGCCTGGTCAGATGCCTGCGCAAGAAGCTCGGCCACGCCAATATCGTGCTGGTGGAGGAAGTGAAGGAGAAAAAATCAGAGGAAAAGAAGCCGGAAGAGCCCAAGGTCGTGGCCCCGTCGCCGTATTGCTACCCCGGTTACTACTACTACCACCACCACAACCTGTCACAGTCATGGTAG